The Henckelia pumila isolate YLH828 chromosome 2, ASM3356847v2, whole genome shotgun sequence genome includes a window with the following:
- the LOC140884162 gene encoding psbP domain-containing protein 3, chloroplastic — MASISFLPSHFRLSHSLLQGLRKNKNSNILCCKKNGLDQKICVSFREEEHVTRRRELLFQVVSAAFLLPAVAPVTLAAETGVAEEFRVYTDEVNKFRIEIPQDWQVGTGEGDGVRSLTAFYPEEASNSNVSILITGLGADFTRLESFGKVDAFAESLVGGLDRSWQRPPGVAAKLIDSKAANGLYYIEYTLKNPGESRRHLLSVLGMANNGFYNRLYTITGQFVDEEEEKFGSKIRKAVSSFRLT, encoded by the exons ATGGCTTCGATTTCCTTTTTGCCTTCCCATTTTCGACTCTCCCATTCTCTTCTCCAAG GTCTTAGgaagaacaagaactccaacaTTCTCTGCTGCAAGAAAAATGGGCTTGATCAGAAAATCTG TGTGAGTTTTCGGGAAGAAGAACATGTGACCAGAAGGAGAGAGCTCTTGTTTCAGGTGGTTTCTGCTGCGTTTCTTCTTCCTGCGGTTGCTCCAGTTACACTGGCCGCTGAAACAG GGGTGGCTGAGGAGTTTCGTGTCTACACTGATGAAGTGAACAAGTTTCGAATCGAGATTCCTCAAG ATTGGCAAGTAGGAACTGGAGAAGGTGACGGAGTAAGGTCACTTACAGCATTTTATCCTGAAGAAGCTTCCAATTCAAATG TGAGCATATTGATCACAGGCCTTGGTGCTGATTTCACCAGATTGGAATCATTTGGAAAAGTTGATGCATTTGCAGAGAGCCTG GTAGGTGGATTAGACAGAAGTTGGCAGAGGCCCCCAGGCGTTGCAGCCAAACTGATTGATAGCAAAGCCGCTAATG GATTGTATTATATTGAGTACACATTGAAGAATCCCGGGGAGAGCCGTAGGCATTTGCTTTCTGTTCTTGGGATGGCAAATAATGGCTTCTACAACCGATTATATACAATTACCGGACAG TTTGTGGATGAAGAGGAGGAAAAATTTGGCTCGAAGATTCGGAAA GCTGTTTCCTCGTTCAGATTGACATGA